A section of the Pleuronectes platessa chromosome 7, fPlePla1.1, whole genome shotgun sequence genome encodes:
- the LOC128444578 gene encoding leptin — MDYTLALLVYLLQVLSVCSAAPVTPEVAMMKSKVKWMAEQLVDRLDKDFKYPASLTPADDLNGASSIVTVLDGYNSRISDTIYRVPRVKAEISSLTGYVDQWRRGQCSEWRTKPPMPETRLQSPKDFIHAASIEALMRVKEFLNLLLKNLDQLETC; from the exons ATGGACTACACTCTGGCCCTCCTGGTTTACCTGCTGCAAGTTTTAAGCGTGTGTTCTGCCGCTCCTGTGACGCCGGAGGTAGCGATGATGAAGTCCAAAGTTAAGTGGATGGCAGAGCAGCTGGTTGACAGGCTGGACAAAGACTTCAAG TACCCGGCCAGCCTGACACCTGCTGACGACCTGAATGGAGCATCCTCCATAGTGACGGTCCTGGATGGTTACAACAGCCGGATCTCGGACACCATTTACAGGGTTCCCCGGGTCAAAGCTGAAATCTCCTCATTGACGGGTTACGTGGATCAGTGGAGGAGGGGGCAGTGCAGCGAGTGGCGGACGAAGCCCCCGATGCCCGAGACGAGGCTGCAGAGTCCGAAAGATTTCATTCACGCAGCGAGCATCGAGGCTCTGATGAGAGTGAAGGAGTTTCTGAATCTGCTGCTGAAGAACCTGGATCAACTGGAGACTTGTTGA